A genomic stretch from Hymenobacter psoromatis includes:
- a CDS encoding arylesterase — translation MNYHLPASALLLALLAAGCSSDKAKTQSAPTPPATAEAPAAKKGEAAILFFGDSITAGLGVEPDQAYPALIEDKVDSLHLPYTVVNAGLSGETSAGGRSRINWVLSRQPVSVFVLELGGNDGLRGLPLSDTRQNLQAIIDTVREKSPEAKIVLAGMQIPPNMGPEYTAEFRKIYPALAAKNHLGLIPFLLANVGGIARLNQRDGIHPTPAGHKIVARTVWHTLQPLL, via the coding sequence ATGAACTATCACCTGCCCGCCAGTGCCCTGCTGCTGGCCCTGCTCGCCGCTGGCTGCAGCTCCGACAAGGCCAAAACCCAATCGGCCCCTACCCCCCCCGCCACGGCCGAAGCGCCCGCCGCCAAGAAGGGTGAGGCGGCCATCCTGTTTTTCGGCGACAGCATCACGGCCGGCCTCGGCGTGGAGCCCGACCAGGCGTATCCCGCTTTGATTGAGGATAAGGTGGATTCCCTGCACCTGCCCTACACCGTCGTGAACGCCGGCCTCAGCGGCGAAACCAGCGCCGGCGGCCGTTCGCGCATTAATTGGGTGCTGAGCCGCCAGCCGGTGAGCGTGTTCGTGCTGGAGCTGGGCGGCAACGACGGCCTGCGCGGCCTACCCCTCTCCGACACCCGCCAGAACCTGCAAGCCATCATTGATACGGTGCGCGAAAAGTCCCCCGAGGCCAAAATCGTGCTCGCCGGGATGCAGATTCCGCCCAACATGGGGCCGGAGTACACGGCCGAGTTTCGCAAAATATACCCCGCGCTGGCCGCGAAGAACCACCTCGGCCTCATTCCCTTCCTGCTCGCCAACGTGGGCGGCATCGCCCGGCTTAATCAGCGTGACGGCATTCACCCCACGCCCGCGGGCCACAAAATCGTGGCGCGCACCGTGTGGCACACCTTGCAGCCACTTTTATAA
- a CDS encoding PhnA protein produces MHMDVKDSNGTLLAEGDAVTLIKDLKVKGSSQTLKRGTLVKNIRLTSSPAEVEGRAGGSTMVLKTEFLKKA; encoded by the coding sequence TTGCATATGGACGTAAAAGACAGCAACGGTACCCTGCTCGCCGAAGGCGACGCGGTCACCCTCATCAAAGACCTCAAGGTAAAAGGCTCGTCGCAGACGCTCAAGCGCGGCACGCTGGTCAAGAATATCCGCCTCACCAGCTCGCCCGCCGAGGTGGAGGGCCGCGCCGGGGGTAGCACGATGGTGCTGAAAACCGAGTTTCTTAAGAAAGCCTAG
- a CDS encoding ABC transporter codes for MTSLQVENLTKTYTSGGRELTVLHEVSFSLQPADTFAIVGPSGSGKTTLLGLCAGLDRATSGSVWLQGIQLDNLNEDQRAAVRNQHVGFIFQNFQLLPTLTALENVQVPLELRGERNVARQAQTLLERVGLGARGHHYPAQLSGGEQQRVSLARAFANRPQILFADEPTGNLDPDTSDTVVQLLFDLNKEAGTTLVLVTHDLELAAKTQRIMRMRGGKVVEETVARTL; via the coding sequence ATGACTAGTTTACAAGTCGAAAATCTCACGAAAACCTACACCAGCGGCGGGCGCGAGCTGACGGTGCTGCACGAGGTCAGTTTCAGTCTCCAGCCGGCCGATACGTTTGCCATCGTGGGGCCGTCGGGCAGCGGCAAAACGACGCTGCTGGGCCTGTGCGCGGGCCTCGACCGCGCCACCAGCGGCAGCGTATGGCTGCAAGGTATTCAGCTGGATAACCTGAATGAGGACCAGCGGGCGGCGGTGCGCAACCAGCACGTGGGTTTTATTTTCCAGAATTTCCAGCTCCTACCCACCCTCACGGCCCTCGAAAACGTGCAGGTGCCGCTGGAGCTGCGCGGCGAGCGCAACGTGGCCCGCCAGGCCCAAACCCTGCTGGAGCGCGTGGGCCTGGGCGCGCGCGGCCACCATTACCCGGCGCAGCTTTCGGGCGGCGAGCAGCAGCGCGTGAGCCTGGCCCGCGCCTTCGCCAACCGCCCCCAGATTCTCTTCGCCGACGAGCCCACCGGCAACCTCGACCCCGACACCAGCGACACGGTGGTGCAGCTGCTCTTCGACCTCAATAAAGAGGCCGGCACTACCCTCGTGTTGGTGACGCACGATTTAGAATTGGCCGCTAAAACGCAAAGAATCATGCGGATGCGCGGCGGCAAGGTAGTGGAGGAAACCGTAGCGCGGACTTTGTAG
- the hemE gene encoding uroporphyrinogen decarboxylase (catalyzes the formation of coproporphyrinogen from uroporphyrinogen III) — translation MLQNDILLRAAQGETTERTPVWLMRQAGRILPQYRALRGRLSGFKELVETPALAAEVTIQPVDALDVDAAIIFSDILVVPEAMGLTYEMLEAKGPLFPEVIKNAADVAKLRVADPEEHLSYVLEALRITKRELGGRVPLIGFAGAPWTILAYMVEGHGSKTFSKARRMLYQEPALAHQLLEKITVTTIAYLQAQVAAGADLVQVFDSWAGILPPTHYAEFSVAYINRISAALAPLVPVTVFAKGAWWAVPDFAHSPCRTIGLDWNQSPRQVRQQAPGKTLQGNLDPCALYGTPAQVKAATEAMLAEFAGGPHIANLGHGVYPDTNPDNVKVFVETVKAWRG, via the coding sequence ATGCTCCAAAACGATATTCTCCTCCGCGCCGCCCAGGGCGAAACCACCGAACGCACCCCCGTCTGGCTCATGCGCCAGGCCGGCCGCATTCTGCCCCAATACCGTGCGTTGCGCGGCCGCCTCTCCGGCTTCAAGGAGCTGGTCGAAACGCCCGCCCTGGCCGCCGAAGTCACCATCCAGCCCGTCGATGCGCTCGATGTCGATGCCGCCATCATCTTCTCCGACATCCTGGTGGTGCCCGAGGCGATGGGCCTCACCTACGAGATGCTGGAGGCCAAAGGCCCGCTCTTCCCCGAGGTAATCAAAAACGCCGCCGACGTGGCCAAGCTGCGCGTAGCCGACCCCGAAGAGCACCTCAGCTACGTGCTCGAAGCCTTGCGCATCACCAAGCGCGAGCTGGGGGGTAGGGTGCCGCTCATCGGCTTCGCGGGCGCGCCCTGGACCATTCTGGCCTACATGGTGGAGGGCCACGGCTCCAAAACCTTCAGCAAAGCCCGCCGGATGCTCTACCAAGAGCCCGCGCTGGCCCACCAATTATTGGAGAAAATCACGGTCACGACCATCGCCTACCTGCAGGCGCAGGTGGCCGCCGGGGCCGACCTTGTGCAGGTGTTCGACTCGTGGGCCGGCATCCTACCCCCCACCCACTACGCCGAGTTCTCGGTGGCCTACATCAACCGCATCAGCGCGGCGCTGGCCCCGCTGGTGCCCGTCACGGTCTTTGCCAAGGGCGCGTGGTGGGCCGTGCCCGACTTTGCCCACTCGCCCTGCCGCACCATCGGCCTCGACTGGAACCAGTCGCCGCGCCAAGTGCGCCAACAGGCACCCGGCAAAACCCTGCAAGGCAACCTCGACCCCTGCGCCCTCTACGGCACGCCCGCCCAGGTTAAAGCCGCCACCGAAGCCATGCTGGCCGAATTTGCCGGCGGCCCCCACATCGCCAACCTCGGCCACGGCGTCTATCCCGATACCAACCCCGACAACGTGAAGGTATTTGTGGAAACGGTAAAGGCGTGGCGGGGGTAG
- a CDS encoding acetyltransferase: MEIPVLETARLRLRGHYPTDLPAFLAMWQQPAFYQHLTGAPLPEEEVWTKMLRHAGLWYLQGYGYWAVEEKATGVFIGAVGFGAWQRDLTPSLKGWPEIGWVLTPHTHGRGYATEAARAALAWGDAHFTQPRTVCLINVGNQASLALAATCGYQEFDRTVYKGHSIVLLERWRPAGG; this comes from the coding sequence ATGGAAATACCCGTTCTGGAAACGGCGCGGCTGCGCCTGCGCGGCCACTACCCCACTGATTTGCCCGCCTTCCTGGCCATGTGGCAGCAGCCTGCGTTCTACCAGCACCTGACCGGCGCGCCGCTGCCCGAAGAGGAAGTGTGGACCAAGATGCTGCGCCACGCTGGCCTATGGTACCTGCAAGGCTATGGCTACTGGGCGGTGGAGGAAAAAGCGACCGGCGTGTTCATCGGGGCCGTCGGTTTTGGGGCCTGGCAGCGCGACCTTACTCCTTCGCTAAAAGGCTGGCCAGAAATAGGTTGGGTGCTAACTCCCCATACCCACGGCCGGGGCTACGCCACCGAGGCCGCGCGGGCCGCCCTGGCCTGGGGCGACGCGCATTTTACGCAGCCCCGCACGGTGTGCCTTATCAATGTGGGTAACCAGGCATCGCTGGCCCTGGCGGCTACGTGTGGCTACCAGGAGTTTGACCGCACGGTGTATAAGGGCCATTCCATCGTGCTATTGGAGCGCTGGCGGCCGGCAGGGGGATAG
- a CDS encoding iduronate sulfatase, with product MLLAILLPSLSMLLNGHILKAFLCFILHLTLIGWIPAAIWGVASLNEDRARRRQEELLRAVRRQ from the coding sequence ATGCTCCTCGCCATCCTGCTTCCCAGCCTTTCAATGCTGCTCAATGGCCACATCCTCAAGGCTTTTCTGTGCTTTATTCTGCATCTCACGCTCATCGGCTGGATTCCGGCCGCTATCTGGGGGGTAGCCTCGCTCAATGAGGACCGCGCCCGCCGCCGGCAAGAAGAGCTGCTGCGCGCCGTGCGGCGGCAGTAG
- a CDS encoding ABC transporter permease: MNFSWLVTMAWRDSRRSRSRLALFMSSIVLGIAALVGINSFGDNLARSISAQARELVGADLVLSSSQPFDSTLRPALRQLGQRRTDEVSFASLVSFPRTQGVRLAQVRALGAGFPYYGEWETQPAAAATDFRGGRARGALVDDVLLDQFNARVGDSVKVGNLTVPIVGRVLKTPGQSGFSAAIAPKVFIPIDLLNKTGLVQRGSRVQYRTYYQFAPTADVAAILKPYQVRFDQTGIDTDTVASRQQATGRAFKDLTRFLSLVAFVALLLGSVGVASAVSLYVKEKLASVAVLRCLGASGRQALLIYLIQTSGLGLLGAVIGAALGAVVQLLLPRVLGNFLPVEVEMSVSLASVGLGLLTGVAMAVLFALLPLLSIRRVSPLRVLRASLDEDTATPDPLRGLVLAIIGLFVLGFSYAQTRDWKLALGFAAGLLAALGALAALGLGLRWALRRFFPTGWSYVARQGLANLFRPQNQTVTLILSLGLGTFLLATLYLVQSVLLGRVQLAGGGQQPNLVLFDIQTEQEKGVEKLLTQEHLPIVQRVPIVTMRLAAINGQTVTQLKKDTANGIPPWALTREYRVTYRDTLSKTEKLTAGTPPRPALPGGLPCVSVDASYFERVKLKLGDTLTFNVQGAPIAVVVGGTREVDWGRVQTNFLVVFPSGVLEQAPQFHVILTRTPTNAVLAAAQRALVRDFPNVSAIDLGLILQTVDEILSKISFVIRFMAGFSILTGLLVLASSVLISRYQRTRESVLLRTLGASRSQILRITLLEYALLGSLAALAGVVLAGLAAWALAFWVFETPFALSALWPLPALVVLVAGLTALIGGLNSRSVLSQPPLAVLRAEG; encoded by the coding sequence ATGAATTTCAGTTGGTTAGTAACAATGGCTTGGCGCGACTCGCGCCGGAGCCGCTCGCGGTTAGCGCTGTTTATGTCGAGCATCGTGCTGGGCATCGCGGCGCTGGTGGGCATCAATTCGTTTGGCGACAACCTGGCGCGCAGCATTTCGGCGCAGGCCCGCGAGCTGGTGGGGGCCGATTTGGTGCTCTCGTCGAGCCAGCCGTTTGACTCCACGCTGCGGCCTGCCCTGCGGCAACTGGGGCAGCGACGTACCGATGAGGTGTCGTTTGCGTCGCTCGTATCGTTTCCGCGCACGCAGGGCGTGCGGCTGGCGCAGGTGCGGGCGCTGGGCGCGGGCTTCCCCTACTACGGCGAATGGGAAACGCAGCCGGCCGCGGCAGCTACCGATTTTCGGGGGGGTAGGGCACGCGGCGCGTTGGTGGACGACGTGCTGCTCGACCAGTTCAACGCCCGCGTGGGCGACTCGGTGAAGGTCGGCAACCTGACCGTGCCCATTGTAGGGCGGGTGCTGAAAACGCCCGGCCAGAGCGGCTTCAGCGCGGCCATCGCGCCCAAGGTGTTTATTCCCATCGACTTACTGAATAAAACCGGGCTGGTGCAGCGCGGCAGCCGGGTGCAGTACCGCACCTACTACCAGTTTGCGCCCACCGCCGACGTGGCCGCCATCCTCAAACCCTACCAGGTGCGCTTCGACCAGACCGGCATTGATACCGACACCGTGGCCAGCCGCCAGCAGGCCACCGGCCGCGCGTTTAAGGACCTCACGCGGTTTCTGAGTTTAGTGGCCTTCGTGGCGCTGCTGCTGGGCAGCGTGGGCGTGGCGAGCGCGGTGAGTTTATATGTAAAAGAAAAGCTAGCCAGCGTGGCCGTGCTGCGCTGCCTGGGCGCGAGCGGCCGGCAGGCGCTGCTTATTTATCTCATTCAGACTTCGGGGCTGGGGCTGCTGGGCGCGGTCATTGGGGCGGCGCTGGGCGCGGTGGTGCAATTGCTACTACCCAGGGTGTTGGGCAATTTTTTGCCCGTCGAGGTGGAGATGAGCGTGTCGCTGGCTTCCGTGGGGCTGGGGCTGCTGACGGGGGTAGCAATGGCGGTGCTCTTCGCGCTGCTACCGCTGCTGAGTATCCGGCGGGTGTCGCCGCTGCGGGTGCTGCGCGCCTCGCTCGACGAGGACACCGCCACGCCCGACCCGCTGCGCGGGCTGGTGCTGGCCATTATCGGCCTGTTTGTGCTGGGCTTTTCCTACGCCCAAACCCGCGACTGGAAGCTGGCGCTGGGCTTTGCGGCCGGGCTGCTGGCGGCGCTGGGCGCGCTGGCGGCGTTGGGCCTGGGGCTGCGCTGGGCCTTGCGGCGCTTCTTCCCCACCGGCTGGAGCTACGTGGCCCGGCAGGGTCTGGCTAATTTGTTTCGGCCCCAAAACCAGACGGTTACGCTCATTCTTTCGCTGGGGCTGGGCACGTTTTTGCTGGCTACGCTCTACCTGGTGCAGTCGGTGCTGCTGGGCCGGGTGCAGCTGGCGGGCGGCGGGCAGCAGCCTAATTTAGTGTTGTTCGATATTCAAACCGAGCAGGAAAAGGGGGTAGAAAAGCTGCTGACGCAGGAGCATTTGCCCATCGTGCAGCGGGTGCCCATCGTGACGATGCGCCTGGCCGCCATCAACGGCCAAACCGTGACGCAGCTCAAAAAAGACACCGCCAACGGCATCCCGCCCTGGGCGCTCACCCGCGAGTACCGCGTGACCTACCGCGACACGCTCAGCAAAACCGAAAAGCTGACGGCCGGCACCCCGCCGCGCCCGGCCCTGCCCGGCGGCCTACCCTGCGTGTCGGTCGATGCCAGCTACTTCGAGCGCGTCAAGCTGAAACTAGGCGACACGCTGACCTTCAACGTGCAGGGCGCGCCGATTGCCGTGGTCGTGGGCGGCACCCGCGAGGTGGACTGGGGCCGGGTGCAAACCAATTTCCTGGTCGTGTTCCCGAGCGGCGTGCTGGAGCAGGCCCCGCAGTTTCACGTCATCCTCACCCGCACGCCTACTAATGCCGTGCTCGCCGCCGCCCAACGGGCGCTGGTGCGCGATTTCCCCAACGTGTCGGCCATCGACCTAGGCCTGATTCTGCAAACGGTGGACGAGATTCTGAGCAAAATCTCGTTTGTCATCCGCTTCATGGCGGGCTTCAGCATCCTCACCGGCCTGCTGGTGCTGGCCAGTTCGGTGCTCATCAGCCGCTACCAGCGCACCCGCGAAAGCGTGCTGCTACGCACCCTCGGGGCCAGCCGCAGCCAGATTCTGCGCATCACGCTGCTCGAATACGCCCTGCTGGGCTCGCTGGCCGCGCTGGCGGGGGTAGTGCTGGCCGGCCTCGCCGCCTGGGCGCTGGCCTTCTGGGTCTTTGAAACGCCGTTTGCGCTCAGCGCCCTGTGGCCGCTGCCGGCGCTGGTGGTGCTGGTGGCCGGTCTCACGGCCCTCATCGGCGGGCTCAACAGCCGCTCGGTGCTCAGCCAGCCGCCGCTGGCGGTGCTGCGGGCGGAGGGGTAG
- a CDS encoding carbohydrate kinase: MPAPTLLTKLFTDFNNLQVLIVGDVMVDAYVWGRASRLSPEAPVPVVNVDRTENRLGGAANVALNVQALGATPLLCAVVGNDPGGDQLLQLLRDHHLPAEGIIRSAHRPTTFKQRILAHGQQLVRIDSEVETDLNAEEAAQLLAAYDDLLPRADVVIFEDYDKGVLSESIIKECIARARQRNIPTVVDPKKKNFLAYRHCTLFKPNLKELREGLKLEFGAPDADRPGFEAAVARLREVLMPEIVLVTLSEHGVFAQQGEEKTYLPAHLRTISDVSGAGDTVISIAACCVALGQPAAFTAALANLGGGLVCEQVGVVPIEKQRLLAEAEAAGL; encoded by the coding sequence ATGCCTGCCCCTACTCTCCTTACCAAGCTCTTTACCGATTTCAATAACCTCCAGGTGCTCATCGTCGGCGACGTGATGGTGGATGCTTACGTGTGGGGCCGCGCCAGTCGGCTTTCGCCCGAGGCGCCGGTGCCCGTCGTGAACGTGGACCGCACCGAAAACCGCCTCGGCGGGGCCGCCAACGTGGCCCTCAACGTACAGGCGCTGGGCGCTACCCCCCTGCTGTGCGCCGTGGTGGGCAATGACCCCGGCGGCGACCAGCTGCTCCAGCTACTTCGCGACCACCACCTGCCCGCCGAGGGTATCATCCGCAGCGCGCACCGGCCCACCACGTTCAAGCAGCGCATCCTGGCCCACGGCCAGCAGCTCGTGCGCATTGATTCGGAAGTGGAAACCGACCTCAATGCCGAGGAAGCCGCCCAGCTGCTAGCCGCCTACGACGACCTGCTACCCCGCGCCGACGTGGTGATTTTTGAGGATTACGACAAAGGCGTGCTCAGCGAATCCATTATCAAGGAGTGCATTGCCCGTGCCCGGCAGCGCAATATCCCGACGGTAGTAGACCCCAAGAAAAAGAACTTCCTGGCCTACCGCCACTGCACGCTCTTCAAACCCAACCTCAAGGAATTGCGCGAGGGCCTGAAGCTGGAATTCGGCGCGCCCGACGCTGACCGGCCCGGCTTTGAGGCCGCCGTAGCCCGCCTGCGCGAGGTGCTGATGCCCGAAATTGTGTTGGTGACGCTCTCCGAGCACGGCGTTTTTGCCCAGCAGGGCGAGGAGAAAACTTACCTACCAGCCCACCTGCGCACCATTTCCGACGTGTCGGGCGCGGGCGATACGGTTATCAGCATCGCGGCCTGCTGCGTGGCGCTGGGCCAGCCGGCCGCCTTCACCGCCGCGCTCGCCAACCTCGGCGGCGGGCTGGTGTGCGAGCAGGTGGGCGTGGTGCCCATTGAGAAACAGCGGCTACTGGCCGAAGCGGAGGCGGCAGGGCTGTAG